In one Hallerella porci genomic region, the following are encoded:
- a CDS encoding 4Fe-4S dicluster domain-containing protein gives MKKLYHDREKCLECAGCVGVCASMALDMFGLDLQIDDAKCVRCGLCCKACPAGALTLREVEE, from the coding sequence ATGAAAAAGTTGTATCACGATCGGGAAAAATGCCTGGAATGCGCGGGCTGCGTCGGAGTGTGCGCTTCGATGGCTCTGGATATGTTTGGCCTGGATTTGCAAATCGATGATGCGAAATGCGTGCGCTGCGGTTTGTGCTGCAAGGCGTGCCCGGCGGGAGCGCTGACGCTGCGGGAGGTCGAAGAATGA
- a CDS encoding geranylgeranyl reductase family protein: MKKSSYDVLVIGAGPGGSVAARNLAKQGFSVLLIEKREKIGYPVRCGEASTKLERLQEEFGPIEPDCIETELNGLYVYGPGGVELDCKMPGVGVMLNREKFDPWLAHLAEEDGAEVETNARASAVGEVQNGYRTVTVETSRGTEFIQAKMVIAADGVESRIGRMVGLNTLQKPAMTCTGVDIQVKGILTKPDYLTFWQGVDYINDGYIWSFPKVKSNVTNFGAGFLISTKSDKCIEEVAFDWLKKLFPNAKVVENHVVGGLIPVSGNLERTVKDRFLLVGDAAHHTNPLTGGGIATAMRAGLLASAVVGDGLRSGELSESSLRLYEKLCRENFGQKHLRLMKFRRFLLSQTRDDQIRVYKLIRSYLQSGKKFIFGMPLELAKYAFRYLKFH; the protein is encoded by the coding sequence ATGAAAAAGTCTTCTTATGATGTGCTGGTTATCGGTGCGGGCCCTGGCGGGAGCGTTGCGGCAAGGAATTTGGCAAAGCAGGGCTTTTCGGTTTTGCTGATTGAAAAACGGGAAAAAATCGGTTATCCTGTGCGTTGCGGTGAAGCCAGCACCAAATTGGAACGTCTCCAGGAAGAATTCGGCCCGATTGAACCGGACTGCATCGAAACGGAATTGAACGGGCTCTATGTTTACGGTCCGGGCGGTGTGGAACTCGACTGCAAAATGCCGGGCGTCGGCGTGATGCTGAACCGCGAAAAATTTGACCCGTGGCTTGCGCATTTGGCCGAGGAAGACGGCGCGGAAGTCGAGACGAACGCTCGGGCTTCTGCGGTGGGCGAAGTGCAGAACGGTTATCGTACAGTAACCGTGGAAACCTCCCGAGGAACCGAATTCATCCAAGCGAAAATGGTCATCGCCGCCGACGGCGTGGAAAGCCGCATCGGGCGCATGGTCGGCTTGAACACCCTCCAGAAACCGGCGATGACTTGCACTGGCGTCGATATTCAAGTCAAAGGGATTTTGACAAAGCCCGATTACCTCACCTTTTGGCAGGGCGTCGATTACATTAACGACGGCTATATCTGGAGTTTTCCGAAAGTGAAAAGCAACGTGACGAATTTCGGTGCTGGCTTTTTGATTTCGACAAAATCCGACAAGTGCATAGAAGAAGTGGCGTTCGACTGGCTGAAAAAATTGTTCCCGAATGCGAAAGTCGTAGAAAATCACGTAGTTGGCGGACTCATTCCCGTTTCCGGCAATTTGGAACGGACTGTCAAAGACCGCTTCTTGCTTGTCGGCGACGCGGCGCACCATACAAATCCCTTGACGGGCGGCGGCATTGCGACGGCGATGCGCGCGGGGCTTTTAGCTTCGGCGGTCGTGGGCGACGGGCTTCGCTCGGGGGAACTTTCGGAATCGTCCTTGCGCCTCTACGAAAAACTTTGCCGCGAAAATTTTGGGCAAAAGCACTTGCGGTTGATGAAGTTCCGCCGCTTTTTGCTGTCCCAGACCCGCGACGACCAGATTCGCGTGTATAAACTGATCCGGTCCTATCTCCAGTCGGGCAAAAAATTCATATTCGGAATGCCGCTGGAACTGGCCAAATACGCGTTTCGTTACCTGAAGTTCCATTGA
- a CDS encoding porin family protein produces MNRIFKIFALVAVAATLSFAGGEFHFGARAAGTFGTWWGDDAEDVPWGFGFSAGLTSGIEILPIFAVTPEIDIALRRVSDDDVTVRQWYLEIPVLARVTPIPQFYLEAGPTFAFNLSSEIEEEVGDVEVTADLDDYISTFEFGLALGAGWSIIPNLDVNFRLMLGLTSIAEDYEEDGYSYSPDVQNLRLSIGATYWFL; encoded by the coding sequence ATGAACCGCATTTTCAAAATTTTCGCCCTGGTCGCTGTAGCAGCAACCCTGTCCTTTGCCGGCGGAGAATTTCATTTCGGTGCCCGAGCCGCCGGAACATTCGGAACCTGGTGGGGAGATGACGCCGAAGACGTCCCTTGGGGATTCGGATTTAGCGCCGGTCTTACTAGCGGGATCGAAATTCTTCCCATATTCGCCGTCACTCCTGAAATCGACATCGCCCTCCGCCGTGTCTCCGATGACGATGTGACCGTTCGCCAATGGTATTTGGAAATTCCCGTTTTGGCCCGCGTGACCCCAATTCCGCAATTCTATTTGGAAGCAGGTCCCACCTTCGCATTCAACTTGTCCTCCGAAATCGAAGAGGAAGTCGGCGACGTAGAGGTTACAGCAGATCTCGACGACTATATAAGCACCTTTGAATTCGGCCTCGCTTTGGGTGCTGGCTGGTCCATCATTCCCAATTTGGACGTCAATTTCCGCTTGATGCTGGGCCTCACCTCTATTGCGGAAGATTACGAAGAAGATGGCTATTCTTATTCCCCGGATGTTCAAAACCTGCGTCTGTCCATTGGCGCGACCTACTGGTTCCTGTAA